In the genome of Bubalus kerabau isolate K-KA32 ecotype Philippines breed swamp buffalo chromosome 8, PCC_UOA_SB_1v2, whole genome shotgun sequence, one region contains:
- the TMEM139 gene encoding transmembrane protein 139 isoform X2 codes for MVPGQLWGKLEKPLLFLCCTSFLLGLALLGIRPDISPVAYFFLSLGGFFLLGCLLACFLEWGSRSVQTESPGASSNARDNEAFEVPTYVEATVMDPQPHPQELDQPPSYSSIVIPSGLEEGQPNHPEEPRRARLDRRVGSEGSVTSGSPRRPPVSLRLRWSRAASTVPDLQTLWTPPRLEPLTPPPAYEVSCDHSDDDVFYGNNWTPP; via the exons ATGGTGCCAGGCCAgctgtgggggaaactggagaAGCCGCTTCTCTTCCTGTGCTGCACCTCCTTCCTCCTGGGGCTGGCTTTGCTGGGGATACGGCCGGACATCAGCCCTGTGGCTTATTTCTTTCTCAGCTTGGGTGGCTTCTTTTTGTTGGGCTGCCTCCTGGCCTGTTTTTTGGAATGGGGGTCTCGATCAGTGCAGACCGAGAGCCCAGGGGCCTCCAGCAATGCACG GGACAATGAAGCCTTTGAGGTGCCAACCTACGTCGAAGCCACAGTGATGGACCCGCAGCCCCACCCCCAAGAGTTGGACCAACCACCCTCTTACAGCAGCATTGTAATCCCCTCAGGACTTGAGGAGGGACAGCCTAACCATCCAGAGGAGCCCAGGAGAGCCAGACTGGACAGGCGAGTGGGCTCAGAGGGGTCTGTGACCTCAGGAAGTCCTAGAAGACCTCCAGTCAGCCTGCGACTTCGGTGGTCACGGGCTGCATCCACTGTTCCTGATTTGCAGACCTTGTGGACGCCCCCCAGATTGGAACCTCTGACTCCACCCCCTGCCTATGAAGTCAGCTGTGATCACTCTGATGATGATGTTTTCTATGGAAACAACTGGACACCCCCCTAA
- the CASP2 gene encoding caspase-2 isoform X3 produces the protein MAEPSAGFQSPLQPKEQMAADRGRRMLRGCGMHPDHQEALKKNRVVLAKELLLSELLEHLLEKDIITLEMREHIQAKTGSFGQNVELLNLLPKRGPQAFDAFCVALRETKQSHLEELLLRTLSGLQPVVPPLSCDYDLSLPFPVCESCARHKRLHLSPDAVEHSLDHGDGPPCLQVKPCTPEFYQTHHHLAYRLQSRPRGLALVLSNVHFTGEKDLEFRSGGDVDHSTLVTLFKLLGYKVHVLLDQTAQEMQEKLQNFAQLPAHRVTDSCIVALLSHGVEGGVYGVDGKLLQLQEVFRLFDNANCPSLQNKPKMFFIQACRGDETDRGVDLQDGKNHDRSPKCEESDASGEELLKTRLPTRSDMICGYACLRGERAHQGARRLRPRHGVPPLQGDVRVL, from the exons ATGGCGGAGCCGAGCGCGGGCTTCCAGTCCCCCCTCCAGCCAAAGGAGCAGATGGCCGCTGATAGGGGGCGCAG GATGTTGAGAGGCTGTGGCATGCATCCTGACCATCAGGAAGCTCTCAAAAAGAACCGAGTGGTGTTGGCCAAAGAGCTGCTGCTAAGCGAACTGTTGGAACACCTCCTAGAGAAGGACATTATCACCTTGGAAATGAGAGAGCACATTCAG GCCAAGACTGGCAGTTTCGGCCAGAACGTGGAACTCCTCAACTTGCTGCCCAAGAGAGGCCCCCAGGCTTTTGATGCCTTCTGTGTGGCCCTGAGGGAGACCAAGCAGAGTCACCTGGAGGAGCTGCTGCTCAGAACCCTGTCTGGTCTTCAGCCTGTAGTCCCACCG TTGAGCTGTGACTATGACCTGAGTCTCCCTTTCCCGGTGTGTGAGTCCTGTGCCCGCCACAAGCGGCTCCACCTGTCTCCAG ATGCAGTGGAGCACTCCCTAGACCACGGAGATGGTCCTCCCTGCCTTCAGGTGAAGCCCTGCACGCCTGAGTTTTATCAAACACACCACCACCTG GCCTACCGGCTGCAGTCTCGGCCCCGTGGCCTGGCACTGGTGCTGAGCAATGTACACTTCACTGGAGAGAAAGACCTGGAGTTCCGCTCTGGAGGGGATGTGGACCACAGCACTCTCGTCACCCTCTTCAAGCTCTTGGGCTACAAAGTTCACGTTCTTCTTGACCAGACCGCACAG GAAATGCAAGAGAAACTGCAGAATTTTGCCCAGCTCCCGGCTCACCGAGTCACTGACTCCTGCATAGTGGCGCTCCTCTCCCACGGCGTGGAGGGCGGCGTCTACGGCGTGGACGGCAAACTGCTCCAG CTACAAGAGGTTTTTCGGCTCTTTGACAATGCCAACTGCCCGAGCCTACAGAACAAACCGAAAATGTTCTTCATCCAGGCCTGCCGTGGAG ATGAAACAGATCGTGGGGTCGACCTGCAAGACGGGAAGAACCATGACCGATCCCCCAAGTGCGAGGAGAGCGATGCCAGCGGAGAGGAGCTGCTGAAGACGCGGCTGCCCACCCGCTCAGACATGATTTGTGGCTACGCCTGCCTCAGAG gtgaacGCGCTCATCAAGGAGCGAGAAGGCTACGCCCCAGGCACGGAGTTCCACCGCTGCAAGGAGATGTCCGAGTACTGTAG
- the CASP2 gene encoding caspase-2 isoform X2: MAEPSAGFQSPLQPKEQMAADRGRRMLRGCGMHPDHQEALKKNRVVLAKELLLSELLEHLLEKDIITLEMREHIQAKTGSFGQNVELLNLLPKRGPQAFDAFCVALRETKQSHLEELLLRTLSGLQPVVPPLSCDYDLSLPFPVCESCARHKRLHLSPDAVEHSLDHGDGPPCLQVKPCTPEFYQTHHHLAYRLQSRPRGLALVLSNVHFTGEKDLEFRSGGDVDHSTLVTLFKLLGYKVHVLLDQTAQEMQEKLQNFAQLPAHRVTDSCIVALLSHGVEGGVYGVDGKLLQLQEVFRLFDNANCPSLQNKPKMFFIQACRGDETDRGVDLQDGKNHDRSPKCEESDASGEELLKTRLPTRSDMICGYACLRGTAAMRNTKRGSWYVEALTQVFSERACDMHVADMLVKDDNPGDFNL; encoded by the exons ATGGCGGAGCCGAGCGCGGGCTTCCAGTCCCCCCTCCAGCCAAAGGAGCAGATGGCCGCTGATAGGGGGCGCAG GATGTTGAGAGGCTGTGGCATGCATCCTGACCATCAGGAAGCTCTCAAAAAGAACCGAGTGGTGTTGGCCAAAGAGCTGCTGCTAAGCGAACTGTTGGAACACCTCCTAGAGAAGGACATTATCACCTTGGAAATGAGAGAGCACATTCAG GCCAAGACTGGCAGTTTCGGCCAGAACGTGGAACTCCTCAACTTGCTGCCCAAGAGAGGCCCCCAGGCTTTTGATGCCTTCTGTGTGGCCCTGAGGGAGACCAAGCAGAGTCACCTGGAGGAGCTGCTGCTCAGAACCCTGTCTGGTCTTCAGCCTGTAGTCCCACCG TTGAGCTGTGACTATGACCTGAGTCTCCCTTTCCCGGTGTGTGAGTCCTGTGCCCGCCACAAGCGGCTCCACCTGTCTCCAG ATGCAGTGGAGCACTCCCTAGACCACGGAGATGGTCCTCCCTGCCTTCAGGTGAAGCCCTGCACGCCTGAGTTTTATCAAACACACCACCACCTG GCCTACCGGCTGCAGTCTCGGCCCCGTGGCCTGGCACTGGTGCTGAGCAATGTACACTTCACTGGAGAGAAAGACCTGGAGTTCCGCTCTGGAGGGGATGTGGACCACAGCACTCTCGTCACCCTCTTCAAGCTCTTGGGCTACAAAGTTCACGTTCTTCTTGACCAGACCGCACAG GAAATGCAAGAGAAACTGCAGAATTTTGCCCAGCTCCCGGCTCACCGAGTCACTGACTCCTGCATAGTGGCGCTCCTCTCCCACGGCGTGGAGGGCGGCGTCTACGGCGTGGACGGCAAACTGCTCCAG CTACAAGAGGTTTTTCGGCTCTTTGACAATGCCAACTGCCCGAGCCTACAGAACAAACCGAAAATGTTCTTCATCCAGGCCTGCCGTGGAG ATGAAACAGATCGTGGGGTCGACCTGCAAGACGGGAAGAACCATGACCGATCCCCCAAGTGCGAGGAGAGCGATGCCAGCGGAGAGGAGCTGCTGAAGACGCGGCTGCCCACCCGCTCAGACATGATTTGTGGCTACGCCTGCCTCAGAG GGACTGCTGCCATGCGCAACACCAAGCGGGGCTCCTGGTACGTGGAGGCCCTCACCCAGGTGTTCTCCGAGAGGGCCTGTGACATGCACGTGGCTGACATGCTGGTGAAG GATGATAACCCAGGAGATTTTAATCTTTGA
- the CASP2 gene encoding caspase-2 isoform X1 yields MAEPSAGFQSPLQPKEQMAADRGRRMLRGCGMHPDHQEALKKNRVVLAKELLLSELLEHLLEKDIITLEMREHIQAKTGSFGQNVELLNLLPKRGPQAFDAFCVALRETKQSHLEELLLRTLSGLQPVVPPLSCDYDLSLPFPVCESCARHKRLHLSPDAVEHSLDHGDGPPCLQVKPCTPEFYQTHHHLAYRLQSRPRGLALVLSNVHFTGEKDLEFRSGGDVDHSTLVTLFKLLGYKVHVLLDQTAQEMQEKLQNFAQLPAHRVTDSCIVALLSHGVEGGVYGVDGKLLQLQEVFRLFDNANCPSLQNKPKMFFIQACRGDETDRGVDLQDGKNHDRSPKCEESDASGEELLKTRLPTRSDMICGYACLRGTAAMRNTKRGSWYVEALTQVFSERACDMHVADMLVKVNALIKEREGYAPGTEFHRCKEMSEYCSTLCRHLYLFPGHPPT; encoded by the exons ATGGCGGAGCCGAGCGCGGGCTTCCAGTCCCCCCTCCAGCCAAAGGAGCAGATGGCCGCTGATAGGGGGCGCAG GATGTTGAGAGGCTGTGGCATGCATCCTGACCATCAGGAAGCTCTCAAAAAGAACCGAGTGGTGTTGGCCAAAGAGCTGCTGCTAAGCGAACTGTTGGAACACCTCCTAGAGAAGGACATTATCACCTTGGAAATGAGAGAGCACATTCAG GCCAAGACTGGCAGTTTCGGCCAGAACGTGGAACTCCTCAACTTGCTGCCCAAGAGAGGCCCCCAGGCTTTTGATGCCTTCTGTGTGGCCCTGAGGGAGACCAAGCAGAGTCACCTGGAGGAGCTGCTGCTCAGAACCCTGTCTGGTCTTCAGCCTGTAGTCCCACCG TTGAGCTGTGACTATGACCTGAGTCTCCCTTTCCCGGTGTGTGAGTCCTGTGCCCGCCACAAGCGGCTCCACCTGTCTCCAG ATGCAGTGGAGCACTCCCTAGACCACGGAGATGGTCCTCCCTGCCTTCAGGTGAAGCCCTGCACGCCTGAGTTTTATCAAACACACCACCACCTG GCCTACCGGCTGCAGTCTCGGCCCCGTGGCCTGGCACTGGTGCTGAGCAATGTACACTTCACTGGAGAGAAAGACCTGGAGTTCCGCTCTGGAGGGGATGTGGACCACAGCACTCTCGTCACCCTCTTCAAGCTCTTGGGCTACAAAGTTCACGTTCTTCTTGACCAGACCGCACAG GAAATGCAAGAGAAACTGCAGAATTTTGCCCAGCTCCCGGCTCACCGAGTCACTGACTCCTGCATAGTGGCGCTCCTCTCCCACGGCGTGGAGGGCGGCGTCTACGGCGTGGACGGCAAACTGCTCCAG CTACAAGAGGTTTTTCGGCTCTTTGACAATGCCAACTGCCCGAGCCTACAGAACAAACCGAAAATGTTCTTCATCCAGGCCTGCCGTGGAG ATGAAACAGATCGTGGGGTCGACCTGCAAGACGGGAAGAACCATGACCGATCCCCCAAGTGCGAGGAGAGCGATGCCAGCGGAGAGGAGCTGCTGAAGACGCGGCTGCCCACCCGCTCAGACATGATTTGTGGCTACGCCTGCCTCAGAG GGACTGCTGCCATGCGCAACACCAAGCGGGGCTCCTGGTACGTGGAGGCCCTCACCCAGGTGTTCTCCGAGAGGGCCTGTGACATGCACGTGGCTGACATGCTGGTGAAG gtgaacGCGCTCATCAAGGAGCGAGAAGGCTACGCCCCAGGCACGGAGTTCCACCGCTGCAAGGAGATGTCCGAGTACTGTAGCACCCTGTGCCGCCACCTCTACCTCTTCCCGGGCCACCCCCCCACGTGA
- the TMEM139 gene encoding transmembrane protein 139 isoform X1: MMPTASLDTTAVCLFAGAWGGAMVPGQLWGKLEKPLLFLCCTSFLLGLALLGIRPDISPVAYFFLSLGGFFLLGCLLACFLEWGSRSVQTESPGASSNARDNEAFEVPTYVEATVMDPQPHPQELDQPPSYSSIVIPSGLEEGQPNHPEEPRRARLDRRVGSEGSVTSGSPRRPPVSLRLRWSRAASTVPDLQTLWTPPRLEPLTPPPAYEVSCDHSDDDVFYGNNWTPP; encoded by the exons ATGATGCCAACTGCTAGTTTGGACACAACAGCTGTGTGTCTTTTTgcaggagcctggggaggggccATGGTGCCAGGCCAgctgtgggggaaactggagaAGCCGCTTCTCTTCCTGTGCTGCACCTCCTTCCTCCTGGGGCTGGCTTTGCTGGGGATACGGCCGGACATCAGCCCTGTGGCTTATTTCTTTCTCAGCTTGGGTGGCTTCTTTTTGTTGGGCTGCCTCCTGGCCTGTTTTTTGGAATGGGGGTCTCGATCAGTGCAGACCGAGAGCCCAGGGGCCTCCAGCAATGCACG GGACAATGAAGCCTTTGAGGTGCCAACCTACGTCGAAGCCACAGTGATGGACCCGCAGCCCCACCCCCAAGAGTTGGACCAACCACCCTCTTACAGCAGCATTGTAATCCCCTCAGGACTTGAGGAGGGACAGCCTAACCATCCAGAGGAGCCCAGGAGAGCCAGACTGGACAGGCGAGTGGGCTCAGAGGGGTCTGTGACCTCAGGAAGTCCTAGAAGACCTCCAGTCAGCCTGCGACTTCGGTGGTCACGGGCTGCATCCACTGTTCCTGATTTGCAGACCTTGTGGACGCCCCCCAGATTGGAACCTCTGACTCCACCCCCTGCCTATGAAGTCAGCTGTGATCACTCTGATGATGATGTTTTCTATGGAAACAACTGGACACCCCCCTAA
- the CASP2 gene encoding caspase-2 isoform X4 — MAEPSAGFQSPLQPKEQMAADRGRRMLRGCGMHPDHQEALKKNRVVLAKELLLSELLEHLLEKDIITLEMREHIQAKTGSFGQNVELLNLLPKRGPQAFDAFCVALRETKQSHLEELLLRTLSGLQPVVPPLSCDYDLSLPFPVCESCARHKRLHLSPDAVEHSLDHGDGPPCLQVKPCTPEFYQTHHHLAYRLQSRPRGLALVLSNVHFTGEKDLEFRSGGDVDHSTLVTLFKLLGYKVHVLLDQTAQEMQEKLQNFAQLPAHRVTDSCIVALLSHGVEGGVYGVDGKLLQLQEVFRLFDNANCPSLQNKPKMFFIQACRGGASGSLGHLLLFTAATASLAL, encoded by the exons ATGGCGGAGCCGAGCGCGGGCTTCCAGTCCCCCCTCCAGCCAAAGGAGCAGATGGCCGCTGATAGGGGGCGCAG GATGTTGAGAGGCTGTGGCATGCATCCTGACCATCAGGAAGCTCTCAAAAAGAACCGAGTGGTGTTGGCCAAAGAGCTGCTGCTAAGCGAACTGTTGGAACACCTCCTAGAGAAGGACATTATCACCTTGGAAATGAGAGAGCACATTCAG GCCAAGACTGGCAGTTTCGGCCAGAACGTGGAACTCCTCAACTTGCTGCCCAAGAGAGGCCCCCAGGCTTTTGATGCCTTCTGTGTGGCCCTGAGGGAGACCAAGCAGAGTCACCTGGAGGAGCTGCTGCTCAGAACCCTGTCTGGTCTTCAGCCTGTAGTCCCACCG TTGAGCTGTGACTATGACCTGAGTCTCCCTTTCCCGGTGTGTGAGTCCTGTGCCCGCCACAAGCGGCTCCACCTGTCTCCAG ATGCAGTGGAGCACTCCCTAGACCACGGAGATGGTCCTCCCTGCCTTCAGGTGAAGCCCTGCACGCCTGAGTTTTATCAAACACACCACCACCTG GCCTACCGGCTGCAGTCTCGGCCCCGTGGCCTGGCACTGGTGCTGAGCAATGTACACTTCACTGGAGAGAAAGACCTGGAGTTCCGCTCTGGAGGGGATGTGGACCACAGCACTCTCGTCACCCTCTTCAAGCTCTTGGGCTACAAAGTTCACGTTCTTCTTGACCAGACCGCACAG GAAATGCAAGAGAAACTGCAGAATTTTGCCCAGCTCCCGGCTCACCGAGTCACTGACTCCTGCATAGTGGCGCTCCTCTCCCACGGCGTGGAGGGCGGCGTCTACGGCGTGGACGGCAAACTGCTCCAG CTACAAGAGGTTTTTCGGCTCTTTGACAATGCCAACTGCCCGAGCCTACAGAACAAACCGAAAATGTTCTTCATCCAGGCCTGCCGTGGAG GTGCTAGCGGATCCCTTGGGCACCTCCTTCTGTTCACTGCTGCCACCGCCTCTCTTGCTCTGTAA